Proteins co-encoded in one Actinomadura luteofluorescens genomic window:
- a CDS encoding type II toxin-antitoxin system HicA family toxin, giving the protein MLRVLQKLGYEIVRQRGSHRRLECEGRPPITFAFHDRRSLTPTEVRDILVKQAELSCEEALEVVQGG; this is encoded by the coding sequence ATGCTGAGGGTGCTGCAGAAGCTCGGGTATGAGATCGTCCGCCAGAGGGGATCTCACAGACGACTGGAGTGCGAGGGAAGGCCCCCGATCACCTTCGCGTTTCACGACAGGCGGAGCCTGACACCCACCGAAGTGCGGGACATACTGGTGAAGCAGGCAGAGCTCAGCTGCGAGGAGGCGTTGGAGGTGGTGCAGGGTGGCTGA
- a CDS encoding VOC family protein: protein MLRLGFPVIGVTDLPRAVAFWTSALDLKPVSEWESPGWRTLEHADGSGRALGLMRSESPAEAHPRIHLDLLTDTTDEQEAEVERLIGLGAVSVDWDLYPPDPDFVVLADPDGNIFCVVHLSRAPSGPS from the coding sequence ATGCTGAGACTCGGCTTCCCTGTGATCGGTGTGACCGACCTGCCCCGGGCCGTGGCGTTCTGGACGTCGGCGCTGGATTTGAAGCCCGTGTCCGAGTGGGAGAGCCCGGGTTGGCGGACACTGGAACATGCGGATGGGTCAGGCCGGGCGCTCGGTCTGATGCGCAGCGAATCGCCCGCCGAAGCGCACCCGCGTATCCACCTCGACCTGTTGACGGACACCACGGACGAGCAGGAGGCCGAGGTCGAGCGACTGATCGGGCTGGGGGCCGTCAGCGTCGACTGGGACCTGTATCCACCGGACCCCGACTTCGTCGTCCTCGCCGACCCGGACGGCAACATCTTCTGCGTCGTGCATCTGAGCCGGGCCCCGTCCGGTCCGTCCTGA